One part of the Luteolibacter flavescens genome encodes these proteins:
- a CDS encoding LysR family transcriptional regulator produces MSAFDDLGLLRSFVAIVEAGSISAGARRMKVPQPTLSRSLQALEERAGAALLLRDTHRMSLTPTGRIFLDEAQAILLLADGAQQRIREDQTMLSGHLRIFATIDLGQSVVTRLTSEFLLAHPQVTAALSLTNRPLQMIEEGCDVGVVPGKITDESVIARPAGTISLQLVAAPSLVNGMPAAKKPADLKEWPWIGLAGSHFWSTSAISLFGRGGAEQVLKVTPVLVSEGVTSMREAARTGLGLSIQPDWLVEEDITAGRLVRVLPGWRPQALPVHVVYAGHRLLPTRARSFVDFAVDFLKQALPVGR; encoded by the coding sequence ATGAGCGCCTTCGACGATCTCGGCCTGTTGCGTTCCTTCGTGGCCATCGTCGAGGCCGGCAGCATTTCCGCCGGGGCGCGGCGCATGAAGGTGCCGCAGCCCACGCTTAGCCGGTCGCTGCAAGCACTGGAGGAGCGGGCCGGTGCCGCGCTCTTGCTGAGGGACACGCATCGCATGAGCCTCACGCCCACCGGTCGCATCTTCTTGGACGAAGCTCAGGCGATCCTGCTGCTGGCGGACGGCGCACAGCAACGGATACGAGAGGATCAGACCATGCTGAGCGGGCACTTGCGGATCTTTGCCACCATTGATCTCGGGCAGTCCGTCGTCACGCGCCTGACCAGCGAGTTCCTGCTGGCGCATCCGCAGGTGACGGCGGCGCTCTCCCTGACGAATCGCCCGCTGCAGATGATCGAGGAGGGCTGCGACGTCGGCGTGGTGCCGGGGAAGATCACGGATGAAAGTGTCATCGCGCGCCCCGCCGGAACGATATCCCTCCAGCTCGTCGCCGCACCTTCGCTGGTGAATGGAATGCCTGCCGCGAAGAAGCCAGCCGACCTCAAGGAGTGGCCGTGGATTGGTCTGGCGGGATCCCATTTCTGGAGCACGTCGGCGATCAGCCTCTTCGGTCGTGGTGGCGCAGAGCAGGTGCTGAAGGTGACGCCCGTTCTCGTATCCGAGGGGGTGACCAGCATGCGCGAAGCGGCGAGGACCGGGCTCGGCCTCTCGATCCAGCCGGATTGGCTGGTCGAGGAAGACATCACCGCCGGTCGCCTGGTGCGCGTGCTGCCGGGGTGGCGTCCGCAGGCCTTGCCGGTGCACGTGGTCTATGCCGGGCATCGCTTGCTCCCGACCCGCGCCCGCTCTTTCGTGGACTTCGCGGTCGATTTCCTGAAGCAAGCGCTGCCCGTGGGGCGCTGA